The following coding sequences lie in one Rutidosis leptorrhynchoides isolate AG116_Rl617_1_P2 chromosome 4, CSIRO_AGI_Rlap_v1, whole genome shotgun sequence genomic window:
- the LOC139844611 gene encoding uncharacterized protein, translating to MAMNSMFHTTISSINHSIHYKTSSTDAYNRQYLQIPLTNDPNPKSLSYRNQKRQFNIKSVLDSAAIDQYFGLTLSDARNPTVSTSFQSPRYRKPNQTVLEAQTRVCTGPTQTKPLSEEQAFKVFDTILRSAKGELKDEEEVSKAQLGAFFAAMTIRANAFPEPTQWSEGERRAMDAYWPHLIRTLPLDIIFLADPEGSIMRLGNSIGPQYVGNGSYEMRLVGALREILAGGHLGYEEVQGVLKDVLPLSHTSGTVSESLLSAFLIGQRMNRETDRELKAYCLAFDDELGPVPVADVRSLTHYGEPYDGNTRFFRSTLFVAAVRSCYNEASLLHGVDWMPPKGGITEEQMLKFMGANTNITPLQAKQLLEDEEVGFAYVSQREARPSLYSLIEMREHIKKRPPLATAEKVQQFVRATGKEAIVAGFYHEGYEEPLLMLMRRRGVAAGLVVKGEEGALSMTMKSRSINASKGLPVNYCSGFRSINTPPTYDVDGVSRENFSLVVDAMKYGFEPSETPRTDRSVSKNIELGLAALGGEKGPTYDRIILNAAMTDHLLGCEGAEDVQTALDRAREAIDSGSALKRLMNYIKISHKVK from the exons ATGGCAATGAACTCTATGTTTCACACCACAATTTCCTCGATCAATCACTCGATTCATTACAAAACTTCATCAACTGATGCATACAATCGACAGTATCTACAAATTCCGTTAACAAACGATCCAAATCCAAAATCCTTATCATATCGCAACCAAAAACGCCAATTCAATATCAAATCCGTGTTAGATTCAGCTGCAATCGATCAATATTTCGGACTTACTTTATCAGATGCACGTAATCCTACAGTATCAACTTCGTTTCAAAGCCCTAGGTATCGGAAACCTAATCAAACAGTGTTAGAAGCTCAAACTAGAGTCTGTACTGGACCTACGCAAACTAAACCGCTCAGTGAAGAACAAGCTTTTAAAGTTTTTGATACTATACTTAGATCTG CCAAAGGAGAACTTAAGGATGAAGAAGAGGTATCAAAGGCACAACTGGGAGCGTTTTTTGCAGCTATGACGATTCGTGCAAATGCATTTCCCGAACCAACTCAATGGAGTGAAGGGGAAAGGCGTGCAATGGATGCGTATTGGCCACATTTGATTCGAACATTACCTTTGGATATTATTTTTCTAGCTGATCCAGAAGGTTCTATTATGAGACTTGGGAATTCGATTGGACCACAATATGTTGGGAACGGGAGTTACGAAATGAGACTCGTAGGTGCCCTAAGGGAAATTTTAGCCGGTGGTCATCTTGGTTATGAAGAAGTTCAAGGTGTTTTAAAAGACGTTCTTCCACTGAGTCATACGTCTGGAACTGTAAGTGAGTCGCTATTATCGGCGTTCTTGATAGGTCAGCGGATGAACAGGGAGACAGACCGGGAGCTAAAAGCATACTGCCTTGCGTTTGATGATGAACTTG GTCCTGTGCCAGTAGCTGATGTTAGATCATTGACTCATTATGGTGAACCTTACGATGGGAACACACGTTTCTTCAGGAGCACACTCTTTGTTGCTGCTGTTCGATCGTGTTACAATGAAGCATCCCTTTTACATGGTGTCGATTGGATGCCACCAAAG GGTGGTATAACTGAGGAGCAGATGCTAAAATTCATGGGAGCCAATACTAACATAACACCACTTCAGGCTAAACAGCTTCTTGAG GACGAAGAAGTTGGTTTTGCCTACGTGAGTCAACGAGAAGCTCGTCCTTCTTT ATATTCTTTGATTGAGATGAGGGAACACATAAAGAAACGTCCACCATTGGCGACAGCTGAAAAGGTTCAGCAATTTGTGAGG GCCACAGGTAAAGAAGCAATCGTTGCAGGTTTTTACCATGAAGGGTATGAAGAACCGCTTCTAATGCTCATGAGACGCAGAGGTGTTGCTGCTGGTTTAGTGGTGAAG GGCGAAGAAGGGGCACTTTCAATGACAATGAAATCGCGATCAATAAATGCATCAAAAGGGCTCCCTGTTAACTACTGTTCTGGTTTTCGTTCAATCAACACCCCACCAACTTATGACGTGGATG GAGTGTCTCGTGAAAATTTTTCCTTGGTAGTGGATGCAATGAAATATGGTTTCGAACCCTCAGAGACTCCTAGAACTGATAGATCG GTATCAAAGAACATAGAACTGGGGTTAGCAGCTTTAGGTGGAGAAAAGGGACCTACGTATGACCGGATCATATTAAACGCTGCGATGACTGATCACTTGCTTGGATGTGAGGGTGCTGAAGATGTACAAACTGCCCTCGATAGAGCCAGGGAAGCCATTGACAGTGGCAGTGCCCTGAAACGACTCATGAATTACATAAAGATTTCTCACAAAGTCAAATGA